The DNA sequence CAGCCCTTCCCTTTATCCCAGGTACCACCGCGCTCCAACTGATACGCGCGTTCAGACACGTCGTTATGCAACACATAACCGGCTACATAATCCAAGGCATCCGCTTCGGACACGTAAGACGCCTTTTTCTCGATTACGACGCCAAATTCTACTTCCCAGTCTGTTTTTTCTGAACCTTTTGGAATCACCACTTGGTCAAAAGGACCGATTAAAGAGGTTGTGGATTTCATAAAGATAATCGGCTCTGCTGGAATAGCAGCGCCTGTCTCTGCCGCATGATCTTTATAGTTAAGGCCGATGCAAACAATTTTCGATGGGCGCGCTATTGGTGATCCGATGCGCACATCGGCTGGTATTTCGGACAATTGCCCATCATTGTCTTGTACATATTTAGCTAATTGCGAAAGACCATCTTTTTCAAAAAATTGCTCATTATAGTCCCCACCAAAGGCCGAAACATCGTATCTCTTCTCTCCAATCGCTACACCGATTTTCTCGTTACCGGCTTCTCCAAAACGTATTAATTGCATGTGTATGTTGTTATTTAATTGTTCAACTTAATAAATCCGCCATCAATCGGATAATCATTACCGGTGATAAAAGCGGCATCGTCACTACATAAGAATAAAGCTAATTTAGCAATTTCATCTGGCGTAGCCATCCGGCCGATGGGTTGAGATTTCGACAATTTTTCGAACATCTCCGCTTCCTGACCTGGGTAATTGGCTTGAATAAAACCATCCACAAAAGGGGTGTGTACGCGTGCTGGTGAAATGCTATTGCAACGGATACCATCATGTAAGTAATCTCTGGCTACCGATAAGGTCATGGCATGAATTGCGCCCTTACTCATCGAATAAGCAAATCGATCACTGATACCAACCAAAGCAGCAATAGAAGCTAAATTTAACACAACTCCTCCACCCTGCGCTTTCATCAGGGGAACGACAGCATATAGCAAATTATACGCTCCTTTCACATTGACTTGAAATACCCGCTCAAAATCTGCCTCAGCACATTTTTCCACGTTGCCTACATGCGCAATTCCAGCATTATTCACCAAAATATCGATCTTGCACATCTTATCCACCAGGGCAAGTACTTCTTTCTGATCCGTCACGTTACCCGTATGATGTATGGCACGACCACCTAAATCGGCAATCTCTTGCACCACCCCGTTTGATCCCGCTTCATCCCTATCAAAAATATGCACCTCCGCTCCCGCTGCCGCAAAACGCTTGCTTATCGCCTTTCCTATTCCGCTACCACCGCCGGTAACCAAGGCTATCTTATCTTTTAATTCACTCATCTTCATTCTTTTTTATAAGGAAACACCTCTTCTCCATGGAATAAAATCATCTTGTCCTAGTTGCACCGCTTTGCATGTTTCGCGTCCGCTCGCTACATCGATCACATAATCCAATATGCGGTGTGCCGATTCGGCAATGCTTTCTTCGCCATCGATGATCGTTCCGCAGTTAAGATCAATAATATCTGGCATCCGTTTGTACGTAGCCGTGTTGGTAGAGATCTTGACGACGGGTACAATTGGGTTGCCGGTCGGCGTGCCTAATCCTGTGGTAAACAACACGAGGTTGGCACCTGCAGCAACTTCGGCGGTAGTACTTTCTACGTCATTTCCCGGGGTACATAGTAGATTAAGACCTGGTGTATTGGCTAACTCTGGATAATCGACCACGGCCTGCACCGGAGAGGTACCGCCTTTCTTAGCCGCTCCGGCCGATTTGATCGCGTCGGTGATCAATCCATCCTGGATATTTCCCGGCGAAGGGTTCATGTAAAATCCAGAACCATCGGCTTCGGCTTTTGCATTATACGTACGCATGAGGTGAATGAATTTCTCGGCCATAGGTTCATCCATACAACGATCGCTCATCTCCTGCTCCACACCACATAATTCCGGAAATTCCGCGAGAATAACCGAGCCACCCAACGTAACCAACATATCAGAAAGGTAACCTAAAGCCGGATTGGCAGATATTCCCGAAAAACCATCTGAGCCTCCGCATTCCAAGCCAATACAGAGCTTAGATAATGGAGCTGGCTGCCGCGTAAATTGGTTGGCGATCGTTAAACCCGCAAATGTGGCTTTAATAGCATTTTGCATTAAGCGTTGTTCGGTACCTTCCAATTGCTGCTCGAAAACATACAATGGTTTGTCGAAAGCTGGGTCACGTTTAGCAATTTCGGCTCGCAAAATAGATGCTTGCGCATGCTGACATCCCAAGCTAAGTACGGTAGCTCCTGCTACGTTTGGATGGGTGATGTATCCGGCCAGTAAGCCACAGAGCGCATCGGAATCCATCCGTGTACCACCGCAGCCCATCTCATGATTCAAAAACTTCACCCCATCCACCTGGGGAAACAGACGATTTGGGGCGTGATTTATCGCCGTAGGTGATAGATCAGCTTCCAGCAATTGCGCTACATCTGCGCCGGACTGATATTGCCGAATTAGCTCATCTACCTCATTAGAATAATCGGCAGACTGTACGCGATAACCCAGCTTCTCCTCCAAGGCAGACTTCAAGGTGAGCACATTGCGATTCTCGCAAAAAACAAGCGGAATAACCAACCAATAATTTGCCGTACCTACGGCACCATTGCTTCGGTGAAACCCATCAAAAGTACGTTGCTCAATAGCCGATACATCGGGCTTTACCCAAGCTATTTTTCGCTCCCCTAATCGAAAATCTTCTGCCGCGTGGCGTAGATTTTCCGTATCAATCAGCTCTCCTACAGATAAGGCAACATTGGCCTTACCCACTAAAACTCCGTACATGAATACCGGTCCATCTACGGCAATATCCTCCACCGTAAACTTGTGTTTGGCACGTACGGATTGGCGTAAAGCAAATTGGCGCCCAGCAAATTCCAAGGCAAAGCCTGCTGGAAGATCACTTATGGCCACCAGCACATTATCCTTTGGATGGATCTGTAAAAATGGAAGTTGTTCCTTATCTCTTATCATACATTATCTTTTCTCTTGGAATGATTACCCGCCTAACTCAAAAATTTTATCCATCAGCACCCACTTTTCACCGGGTTTCGCGCCGGGCAAGGCGACTTGATATTTCCACATCAACTGTTCCCATTCCTGCACACGCTCATTATTCCCATCTGCTTTCGCTTTTTGCTCGAAACTAAAGTCATCAGATACATCCATCAGCATCATTAAACGATGGCCATAGCGATAAATTGCCATGTGATGTATCCCAGCGTTGACAATGGAATCTTGTATCTCCGGCCATACCGAACGATGGTAGGCCTCATATTCTTCGATCAGATCTGGCTGATCGACCAGATCTAATGCTAGCACATATCTTTTCATTAAGATTTAATGTTATCTCTTTACGTCTTGTATTTATTGAATAGCGTGTTGAAAATTCATCTCCTAAATTTAAACGGGCGCTAAGATAGTTTCTCCGTTTTTGCAGGAATTGCCGGTCGATTATAAAAGGCGAACAACACCACGATGATGAAGCACAACAGCACAAAGAAGTAGGAATACGGCATATGACCGGTAAGATCCGTGATATAGGCTGCACCTAAGGGAATAATCGCACCTCCAACGATGGACATCACAATCAGGCTGGAGGCAGGTTTTGTATCGTGACCGACACCTTGTATACCCATCGCAAAAATCGTCGGAAACATGATGGACATGAAAAACGTAATGCCCAACAAAGCATATAGCGTCACCATGCCGCTACCGAAAATCACAACCAAGGTCAATGCGCAGGAGATAATCCCATACGCCGCCAGCAACTTAGCAGGCTGTACAAACTTCATAAAAAAGGAACCGATGAACCGACCGATCATGAATAAGAAACCGGCCACACCTGCATAATACTTGCTTTCCAATCCGCTCATGCCCAACATTTCTTTGGCAAACACCAATAGAAAGCTAAATACGTATACCTGCGCACCGATATAGAAAAATTGGGCAACTATACCCCATCTTACTTGGGTATGTTTTAGCACACCGACAAAGCCGCTGGCCTTGTCGGAAGTTTCTTCCTCTTTGATGTCTGGCAACTTGGTAAAGAAGAATAAGATGGCGACAGCCAGAATAATTCCTCCTAAAATCATATAAGGGCCTTTCACCAACGAAGTTTCTGCTTGTACATAGGCAGATCGAGCTGCTTCTGTAAGCTGTGCTAGCTCATCTGGATTTAATGGTTCTTCGGCCAAAATGAAATAGCCTCCTACTAAAGGCGCCAACGATGCCGCTAAGCCGTTGAAAGATTGTGCAAAGTTCAATCGCTCTGTAGCGCGCGCAGGATCGCCCAACACCGTAATGTATGGATTGGCCGCTGTTTCTAAAATTGTGAGCCCACAAGACACCACAAACAAGGCACTTAAGAAAAACGGATAACTGACGGCATTCGCTGCAGGCACAAATAGAAAACATCCTAAGGCAAAAAGACACAAACCGACCAAGATTCCGGCCTTATAACCGTAGCGTTGCATAATCAAACCTGCCGGAATGGCCAGCAAAAAATAGGCAGCGAAGACAGAAGAATCAATCAGCGATGCTTGAAAATGACTGAGACTGAAGGCACTTTGCAAGTGTTTGATCAGAATTGGATCCAGATTGTGGATAAATCCCCAAAAAAAGAATAGCGAGGTGATTAACACCAACGCAAATGTATAGCGATTTCTATTTGTCATCACAGATGATGTATAATTGATTATATGAAATATTCATGTTCTTCAAACACAAATACGCATGGATATTCCGTATGGCCTTTGAAAAACAAATAATATTCATACGAATTAACGGAGATGCATGCGTAATTCAGTAAATGCTATTACCCAAATAATAAGCAATATTACCTCACTGTAAAATAAGTTAGCTATTTTTGGGAATATATCTAACATATTATATGATGCAGAAATTGCACCGTTACGAATCGGAAACACAAAGTTTTCAAATCCGAAAGGACCACATTCCACAGTACCATCAGATCTGGCACTATCATGAAGAGCTGGAACTCATCTATATTCATCGAGGTTTAGGCACCTTTTTTATCGGCGATTGCATCCAACGCTTTGAACACGGCACCGGCGTACTAATCGGGAAAAATGTACCACATTATTGGCATTTTGACGAAGAATTTAGTGAGAACGCGCGAGCAGAGATTTATGTCATTCATTTTCGGGAAGATTTTGCAGGGAAGGATTTTTTTAATCTACCAGAATTAGCAGAAGTTCGAAGAATGCTGCATCACGCCCAAAAGGGACTATGGATCGAAAAAACACCCGTTGCAATGGCATTATCTTTTCAGGAATTAGAGCAGGAGGTGGCAGGTTTTCAACAGTTCTATTTACTGCTACATGTGCTACATCAATTTACGCAATTCAAGCCCAAAATGAGCTTAATTAGTTCGGAGTACGACATCCAGCAGCAACACGAAGAAGTTTCCAGAATGAACACCATCATCAGCTTCATCAACAACCATTATCGGGGTGAATTGGACTTAACTAGTTTGGCCAACTTATCGGGTATGACCCGAAATTCCTTCTGCCGTTATTTCAAGCAACGTACCGGCAAAACGCTCACGGCTTTTATCACTGCACTACGTGTCGCGCACGCCTGTAAGCTGCTCAGAGATTCACACGCATCCATCAAAGAAAGCTGCTTTGACTCCGGTTTCAATAATTTTGTCAGTTTCCACAAAGCATTTAAAAAGATTACTGGCATCACTCCCCTGGCGTACAGAAGTGCTTTCGGATAAGCTTTATCTGTTCAATGCCTCGGCCATACGCATTAACCCCGTATGCAACATTTCCTGAGGACAGGCCACATTGATACGAATATAACCTTCTCCATTGGCCACAAAGACCTCTCCTCCCTCGATCAACACACCAGCTTCTTTAGCGAAGAATACCGTCCAACGATCGGTGCCTTTTCGTTTAGGCAAATAGGCTGATAAATCCACCCACGCTAAGTAGGTTGCTTCTGGTACATAATAACGCGCTAATGGCAAAGCTTCTGCCAGGAAATGCTGTAGAAAATGTAGGTTGGAGTCGATGTATTGATTGAGCTGTCGTAGCCATTCTGCACCATATTCGTATGCTGCTTGGCTAGCTACCACACTGAGTGGCGAATGATAGTCGTTATATAAACGCTTCCATTCGGTACGTAATTGTTGATTTTTGATAAAAACATGCGACAGCATATTGCCCGCCAGATTAAAGCTCTTGCTCGCTGCTGTGCAGGTGATGATACGATCAGAATCCGGAAATAGAGAGGCCATCGGGATATGTTGAGCTCCTTCACGCAACAGGTCGGCGTGAATCTCGTCTGATATAATCCAAACGCCATTTTCCAAACAAAGGCGGCCCAGTTGTATCAGCTCGTCTTTAGTCCACACCCGTCCCGTCGGATTGTGCGGATGGCATAATATAAACACACGAATGCGGCTAGCGGAGTCTTCCAGCTTTTGACGGAGGTCGGCAAAATCCATCTCATAACGCCCATCATTTTCTTTCAACGCGCTAAGCACCACCCAACGACCACACTGATCACCGGCTTTTTTGAATGGTGCATACGAAGGTGTTGTGATCAATACTTGCTCATCTTGAGCTGCCAACAGTGGCACCAATCGATAGAGCGCCGTGACGATACCCGGTGCCGACACTAACTCATCGGTATCGATATCCCAGCCGTAATGCTCCAAAAACCAACGCTGCAGTACTTTCCCATACTGCTGGTCGTAAATCTGCGTATAACCCAGAATCTTTTGATCCAAACGCGCTCGAACCGCATTAAGTACAGGAGGCGGACTGGAGAATGCCATATCGGCCACCCAAAGACGGATCAATTCATCATCCCGATAAGGAAGTTGCAGATTCTGTTCATGAGGAAAAAGGTACGATTTCCAGCCATCATAAGTTAGGCTATTCGTGCCGCTTCTAGGGATAATTTCATCAAAGTCGTATGTCATAAACCAGTGTAGCACCAGGTATGATCTGGTGCTACACAAAGATGTCTAAAACATCACGAAGATCCTAATGCCTCCGACTAGGATAATGCGGCTTTCACCGTATCCTGCCATGGTGTAGTAGGCCTTCCAATCAATTTTGACAACGTTTTATCGTCACTGTATAAATCACCTTTCGAAGCGGCTACATCCCAGCTCGCTATCATCGGGGCAAACCCTTCTGGCACACCAAAGGAAATCAGCATGTCGCTATATTCTTTGTCTGTTAGGTTGTGGTAAGGAATATCTTTATCGGCTTCTTTAGCAATGACTGCGGCAAAATCAGCTAGCGTGTAGGCGTCATCACCTGCTAACTCATAGACTTTTCCTTCATGGCCCTCTTCCAACAAAACGACCGCAGCAGCTTCTGCAAAGTCTTCCCGAGAAGCCGAAGCAATTTTTCCTTCTCCGGCACTGCCGATGTATGCACCAGCGGCTACCGAACCCGATATTGATCCTGCATAATTCTCCGTGTACCAGCCATTACGCAAAATGGTAAAAGGCACACCCGATTCTTTTAAAAATGCTTCAGTAGCCAAATGCTCTTCGGCTAGGTTAAGGGTAGAGCGGTCCGCGTGCAAAAGACTGGTATATACAATTCTTGAAACACCAGCATTTTTCGCCGCGCGAACTACCGCTTCGTGCTGTGCTTTTCTTTTGCCGATCTCGTTGGCAGAAATAAGTAACAATTGATCCACCCCTGCTAGCGCATTTTCCAAATGATCGGGTTGGTCATAATCGAATACACGTGCTTCTATACCAAGATCATGGGCTTTATCGGTATCGCGCACCAGAGCAACTAGCTCTGCGTTCGGATTTCTTTTTTTTACTTGCTCCACCACCAAACGACCTAGTTGTCCGGTAGCACCTGTAATTCCTATTTTCATATTTGATAAATTTATTTGTAATATATTTTGTTACATTAAAGATCAAAAAAAGACACTTAAAATCGGTCGACAAAATTTTGCAGGGTCTGCTCGTTCAGTGAGGCAAATACAATCCGATCGGTCTCCAGATATAGGCTATCCAATCGATTATTAATCTCCTTCCCTACCGGACATTTTGGATTGGTTTTCAAATTCTTCTTACCCAAAATATCTGTATTCCGAATCGCCTGATACACGTCACCTAATCTAATTTCGTTCCCTCTCACTTGTAAACGAGATCCACCCTCTTTTCCTTTTCGACTAACTATCCAACCTTTGTCTTGCAGCACGCCCAGCTCTTTGCGAACGACTACAGGATTTACGTTGATGCTACCTGCAATCCAATCCGAGCTCACCCAATCCGTCGTATTTTTAGACAGAAGGCAGAGGATATGTAGAGCCGTAGCAAATCGTGTATTATTCATTTCGAAACAAAGATAGCACAAACTTCTTTAATGTAACAACTTTTATTACATTATTTTTTTTCTGTAGTTTCCGTACCGGTGCATCGTTTATCTAAACAGCTAATACTTTTTCGAATGCCTTTCGTGAACTTCCACGAAACACCACTTCCCCGCAGTATTGATAATTCATTTTTTCGAAAATTCGCAGCATGGCCGTGTTATCAAAATTAGTATCGGCACGGAGACTTTGTATAGCATGCTCTTTGGCAAATGTTTCGATATGGAGCAGTAATTGTTGTGCCATACCCATCCCGATGTAATCCTTTGATACCGCAACACGATGAAATACTACAAATGAACCATCCGTTAGCCAAGTTCCTTGGATATTTTGATAAGCGGGTTCGTCGTCGATCAATATCGCACAATATCCGACCAGAAAATCTCCATCAACCAATACATAGCCTGCTCCGCGGTCAATGTCTTTCTCCACTACTTGCAGGTTGGGGTAACCATCTTGCCATTGCGCACTGCCGTCTGCTTTTCGTCGCGCTACTGCATCTTGCAAAATGTTCCAAATGGCATTTGCTTCTCTAATCTTTGCTTGTCTAAAGAGGTAATTACTCATGATTGCTATTGATTATTTATTCGACTATGCTTGCCAAGTTAGGATAAAATCCTTAAAATCGAACCGCAAACACAGCAGACAAACATAAAACAAACAAGTATGACAAACCAAAAAGAACTTCTTTGGACGCTCCTACCTTTTCATGAGCTTTCGACCATAGAATTATACGAAATATTGCAATGTCGTTCGGAAGTTTTTGTCGTCGAACAAAACTGCGTGTATCAAGATATAGACGATAAAGATCCGCATTGCCTACATTTGATTGGTCGAGAAAAATCAGATGGTCCGATTGCCGCCTATACCCGAATTGTGCCTCCAGGAATTTCTTTTGCCGAGCCTTCTATCGGACGTGTACTCACCACGGCACCCTATCGGCGTCATTCTTACGGAAAGCTTTTAATGCGGAAGAGTATCGACATGGTAAAACAGCATTATCCTAACCAAATGATTCGGATCGGTGCACAAACTTATCTGGATAAATTTTATCAATCTTTAGGTTTTATTCCAGTCGGTGAACCTTACGACGAAGACGGAATACAACATATTGAAATGCTGCACGACTAAATAGTTGGAAAACCTTTTTTAAGAAATGCATGTTTATGTTTTAACACGCAAATTAGTCGATGGTCGACTTCCGGAAAAAAGGCTTACAGAACACATTAATTCTGGCTTTTAATTGCCTTAAATCTTTTATTATTACTAAATTTGTGTCATTCTATAGATGATTTTATTTTAAATGGATAAGTTAACTTATTTGAGTAACGCAGACACCAGCTATATCGAAAACCTATACCAAACGTATAAGGAAGATCCTAGCTCGGTAGATTTTGGATGGCAGAAATTTTTTGAAGGTTTTGAATTCGGGCAAACTGCCGACGGATCTTCAGGCGAAAACTTTGATCAGGTCTCGGATCATGCGATCAAAGAGATCAATGTTTTGAACATGATTCACGGATACCGTGATCGTGGGCATTTATTTACCGACACAAATCCAGTGCGCGAGCGCCGTAAGTACTACCCAGGCAAAGAGCTGGAAACATTTGGTCTTTCCGACGCTGACATGGA is a window from the Sphingobacterium sp. lm-10 genome containing:
- a CDS encoding altronate dehydratase family protein; this encodes MIRDKEQLPFLQIHPKDNVLVAISDLPAGFALEFAGRQFALRQSVRAKHKFTVEDIAVDGPVFMYGVLVGKANVALSVGELIDTENLRHAAEDFRLGERKIAWVKPDVSAIEQRTFDGFHRSNGAVGTANYWLVIPLVFCENRNVLTLKSALEEKLGYRVQSADYSNEVDELIRQYQSGADVAQLLEADLSPTAINHAPNRLFPQVDGVKFLNHEMGCGGTRMDSDALCGLLAGYITHPNVAGATVLSLGCQHAQASILRAEIAKRDPAFDKPLYVFEQQLEGTEQRLMQNAIKATFAGLTIANQFTRQPAPLSKLCIGLECGGSDGFSGISANPALGYLSDMLVTLGGSVILAEFPELCGVEQEMSDRCMDEPMAEKFIHLMRTYNAKAEADGSGFYMNPSPGNIQDGLITDAIKSAGAAKKGGTSPVQAVVDYPELANTPGLNLLCTPGNDVESTTAEVAAGANLVLFTTGLGTPTGNPIVPVVKISTNTATYKRMPDIIDLNCGTIIDGEESIAESAHRILDYVIDVASGRETCKAVQLGQDDFIPWRRGVSL
- a CDS encoding GNAT family N-acetyltransferase gives rise to the protein MSNYLFRQAKIREANAIWNILQDAVARRKADGSAQWQDGYPNLQVVEKDIDRGAGYVLVDGDFLVGYCAILIDDEPAYQNIQGTWLTDGSFVVFHRVAVSKDYIGMGMAQQLLLHIETFAKEHAIQSLRADTNFDNTAMLRIFEKMNYQYCGEVVFRGSSRKAFEKVLAV
- the fucP gene encoding L-fucose:H+ symporter permease; the encoded protein is MTNRNRYTFALVLITSLFFFWGFIHNLDPILIKHLQSAFSLSHFQASLIDSSVFAAYFLLAIPAGLIMQRYGYKAGILVGLCLFALGCFLFVPAANAVSYPFFLSALFVVSCGLTILETAANPYITVLGDPARATERLNFAQSFNGLAASLAPLVGGYFILAEEPLNPDELAQLTEAARSAYVQAETSLVKGPYMILGGIILAVAILFFFTKLPDIKEEETSDKASGFVGVLKHTQVRWGIVAQFFYIGAQVYVFSFLLVFAKEMLGMSGLESKYYAGVAGFLFMIGRFIGSFFMKFVQPAKLLAAYGIISCALTLVVIFGSGMVTLYALLGITFFMSIMFPTIFAMGIQGVGHDTKPASSLIVMSIVGGAIIPLGAAYITDLTGHMPYSYFFVLLCFIIVVLFAFYNRPAIPAKTEKLS
- a CDS encoding glucose 1-dehydrogenase; translation: MSELKDKIALVTGGGSGIGKAISKRFAAAGAEVHIFDRDEAGSNGVVQEIADLGGRAIHHTGNVTDQKEVLALVDKMCKIDILVNNAGIAHVGNVEKCAEADFERVFQVNVKGAYNLLYAVVPLMKAQGGGVVLNLASIAALVGISDRFAYSMSKGAIHAMTLSVARDYLHDGIRCNSISPARVHTPFVDGFIQANYPGQEAEMFEKLSKSQPIGRMATPDEIAKLALFLCSDDAAFITGNDYPIDGGFIKLNN
- a CDS encoding GNAT family N-acetyltransferase, which encodes MTNQKELLWTLLPFHELSTIELYEILQCRSEVFVVEQNCVYQDIDDKDPHCLHLIGREKSDGPIAAYTRIVPPGISFAEPSIGRVLTTAPYRRHSYGKLLMRKSIDMVKQHYPNQMIRIGAQTYLDKFYQSLGFIPVGEPYDEDGIQHIEMLHD
- a CDS encoding Rrf2 family transcriptional regulator; the encoded protein is MNNTRFATALHILCLLSKNTTDWVSSDWIAGSINVNPVVVRKELGVLQDKGWIVSRKGKEGGSRLQVRGNEIRLGDVYQAIRNTDILGKKNLKTNPKCPVGKEINNRLDSLYLETDRIVFASLNEQTLQNFVDRF
- a CDS encoding SDR family oxidoreductase, coding for MKIGITGATGQLGRLVVEQVKKRNPNAELVALVRDTDKAHDLGIEARVFDYDQPDHLENALAGVDQLLLISANEIGKRKAQHEAVVRAAKNAGVSRIVYTSLLHADRSTLNLAEEHLATEAFLKESGVPFTILRNGWYTENYAGSISGSVAAGAYIGSAGEGKIASASREDFAEAAAVVLLEEGHEGKVYELAGDDAYTLADFAAVIAKEADKDIPYHNLTDKEYSDMLISFGVPEGFAPMIASWDVAASKGDLYSDDKTLSKLIGRPTTPWQDTVKAALS
- a CDS encoding PatB family C-S lyase produces the protein MTYDFDEIIPRSGTNSLTYDGWKSYLFPHEQNLQLPYRDDELIRLWVADMAFSSPPPVLNAVRARLDQKILGYTQIYDQQYGKVLQRWFLEHYGWDIDTDELVSAPGIVTALYRLVPLLAAQDEQVLITTPSYAPFKKAGDQCGRWVVLSALKENDGRYEMDFADLRQKLEDSASRIRVFILCHPHNPTGRVWTKDELIQLGRLCLENGVWIISDEIHADLLREGAQHIPMASLFPDSDRIITCTAASKSFNLAGNMLSHVFIKNQQLRTEWKRLYNDYHSPLSVVASQAAYEYGAEWLRQLNQYIDSNLHFLQHFLAEALPLARYYVPEATYLAWVDLSAYLPKRKGTDRWTVFFAKEAGVLIEGGEVFVANGEGYIRINVACPQEMLHTGLMRMAEALNR
- a CDS encoding L-rhamnose mutarotase, which produces MKRYVLALDLVDQPDLIEEYEAYHRSVWPEIQDSIVNAGIHHMAIYRYGHRLMMLMDVSDDFSFEQKAKADGNNERVQEWEQLMWKYQVALPGAKPGEKWVLMDKIFELGG
- a CDS encoding AraC family transcriptional regulator, producing the protein MMQKLHRYESETQSFQIRKDHIPQYHQIWHYHEELELIYIHRGLGTFFIGDCIQRFEHGTGVLIGKNVPHYWHFDEEFSENARAEIYVIHFREDFAGKDFFNLPELAEVRRMLHHAQKGLWIEKTPVAMALSFQELEQEVAGFQQFYLLLHVLHQFTQFKPKMSLISSEYDIQQQHEEVSRMNTIISFINNHYRGELDLTSLANLSGMTRNSFCRYFKQRTGKTLTAFITALRVAHACKLLRDSHASIKESCFDSGFNNFVSFHKAFKKITGITPLAYRSAFG
- a CDS encoding fumarylacetoacetate hydrolase family protein, yielding MQLIRFGEAGNEKIGVAIGEKRYDVSAFGGDYNEQFFEKDGLSQLAKYVQDNDGQLSEIPADVRIGSPIARPSKIVCIGLNYKDHAAETGAAIPAEPIIFMKSTTSLIGPFDQVVIPKGSEKTDWEVEFGVVIEKKASYVSEADALDYVAGYVLHNDVSERAYQLERGGTWDKGKGCDTFAPIGPVLTTKDEIPDINNVRLWLKVNGKMYQDGNTKNLIFDVPFIVSYVSQFMTLLPGDVISTGTPAGVGLGFNPPIYLKPGDVIELGADHLGESRQEVIAYR